The Triticum aestivum cultivar Chinese Spring chromosome 3A, IWGSC CS RefSeq v2.1, whole genome shotgun sequence genome includes a region encoding these proteins:
- the LOC123060867 gene encoding uncharacterized protein, with amino-acid sequence MSSFLSAPRDADVVRQGRKKADEPAERAPALDLLDDYWFFSNSLGGSGGGRDDAAKGRTRPPLLPKSPSTSSGRTAKAQGSRRLLRTPSLPAPRIGMDPSSPKDNELIVEEDAGCGGDQQEAEVEDDDMNWSKIYEGVLRTRIAEEGRGSSALNRAPSMPVTSSATIGDGHGRRPAGVAESTPSMPRLRHSHSTLERHYRSHTPTKPDRTPRMIGGGSRAERGPPRRDLRSLSANQQPALVRDKSSLQDKMWKSSSALESIEVQGFKDLGFVFDQEELRESLADVLPGLRDDKANKPHKSSGSVSGSSSTSDNDDSTVNNANGIGIGASNSNAAGNDDGDGVVRRPYLSEAWQHGARSAPPTAAAAIRLQQADARSAAEMKDQIRMWAQAVACNVRQEC; translated from the exons ATGAGCTCCTTCTTGTCAGCGCCGCGGGACGCGGACGTCGTCCGGCAGGGCAGGAAGAAGGCGGACGAGCCGGCGGAGCGCGCCCCGGCGCTCGACCTGCTCGACGACTACTGGTTCTTCAGCAACTCcctcggcggcagcggcggcggcagggacgacGCCGCCAAGGGGAGGACCAGGCCACCGCTGCTGCCCAAGTCGCCGTCCACGTCGTCTGGGCGGACGGCCAAGGCGCAAGGATCACGGAGGCTGCTCCGGACGCCGTCGCTCCCGGCGCCTCGCATCGGGATGGACCCCTCGTCGCCCAAGGACAACGAGCTGATAGTGGAGGAGGACGCTGGCTGTGGCGGCGATCAGCaggaggccgaggtggaggacgacgaCATGAACTGGAGCAAGATTTACGAGGGCGTCCTGCGCACCAGGATCGCCGAGGAAGGCCGCGGGTCGTCGGCGCTCAACCGGGCGCCATCCATGCCGGTCACGTCGTCCGCAACCATTGGTGACGGCCACGGCCGCCGACCCGCCGGGGTCGCCGAGTCAACGCCGAGCATGCCCAGGCTCAGGCACTCGCACAGCACGCTCGAGAGGCACTACCGCTCGCACACGCCCACCAAG CCTGACCGGACGCCGAGGATGATAGGCGGTGGCAGCAGAGCGGAGCGTGGCCCGCCGCGGCGCGACCTCCGATCGTTAAGCGCGAACCAGCAGCCGGCCCTCGTCCGGGACAAGAGCAGCCTACAGGACAAGATGTGGAAGAGCTCGAGCGCGCTGGAGTCGATCGAGGTCCAGGGGTTCAAGGACCTGGGCTTCGTGTTCGACCAGGAGGAGCTGAGGGAGAGCCTGGCGGACGTCCTCCCGGGCCTCCGCGACGACAAGGCCAACAAGCCCCACAAGAGCTCCGGCTCCGTCTCCGGGTCCAGCAGCACCAGCGACAACGACGACTCGACCGTCAACAACGCCAACGGCATCGGCATCGGCGCCAGCAACAGCAACGCCGCGGGcaatgacgacggcgacggggtcgtGCGGCGGCCGTACCTGTCGGAGGCGTGGCAGCACGGGGCGCGGTCGGCGcccccgacggcggcggcggcgataagGCTGCAGCAGGCGGACGCGAGGTCCGCGGCGGAGATGAAGGACCAGATTCGCATGTGGGCGCAGGCCGTCGCGTGCAACGTCCGACAAGAGTGTTAa